From Anticarsia gemmatalis isolate Benzon Research Colony breed Stoneville strain chromosome 3, ilAntGemm2 primary, whole genome shotgun sequence, one genomic window encodes:
- the vari gene encoding MAGUK p55 subfamily member vari isoform X2: MMVRRSGRYTVNWRGFKDFAFGNKPPDEETEEQKPEEDLSNHEVIFLKSIVESPDFGRKYESIDSEEDLIVKPVSLGNVNIIRSLSEYRGNNIRTIEQAELAIIVSRAHFKALIDAHDKIGAIWLDRGSGIDEKTPVSETEASKDIAEGAAASTEENGDMPVETVKVVGLRKVPGQPLGLTVTTDEHGQLIVARILAGSAAAKQALVSVGDVLLEVDGVHIDSEDQLKEAVAKPNDRITLKVGPNLKEKTAQLTNKLSCYMRTLFDYDPKEDTLLPCKEIGLEFKKGDILQVSDRKDPNWWQASHVEHPDVVGLIPSPELEERRKAYVPPEADFVHKISICGARISKKKKKFVYESRSSVALEGAELALYEEVARTPPFLRRVLALVGTRGVGRRTIKNRMIQEHPDRFGAVVPHTSRPPRPMEENGQSYWFVSREEMERDAHAGRFLEYGEHNGHLYGTHLDSIRAVMKEGKMCILDCAPQSLKLLHNSGEFLPYVVMIGAPGIEQLRNLTYASNRNLTEEDMKQTLEESARIQRQNEKYIDLVITNNNIDTTYSKIMDALHSLSTDHQWVPVSWIY; encoded by the exons ATGATGGTGCGACGCAGCGGACGATACACCGTCAACTGGAGAGGGTTTAAGGATTTTGCATTCGGAAATAAACCTCCCGACGAAG aaacggAGGAACAAAAACCCGAAGAAGATTTATCAAATCAcgaagttatatttttaaaaagcatAGTAGAAAGTCCCGATTTCGGAAGAAAGTATGAG TCCATCGATTCGGAGGAGGACTTGATCGTAAAACCAGTCTCGCTGGGCAACGTAAACATAATACGTTCACTAAGCGAGTACCGTGGCAACAATATACGGACTATCGAACAAGCCGAACTCGCTATTATTGTGTCCAGGGCACACTTTAAG gcttTAATAGATGCTCACGATAAAATAGGTGCCATCTGGCTGGACAGAGGCTCAGGAATAGATGAAAAGACTCCAGTGAGTGAGACGGAAGCAAGTAAAGACATAGCAGAGGGTGCTGCTGCCAGTACTGAGGAAAACGGAGATATGCCTGTGGAAACTGTCAAAGTAGTGGGCCTTAGGAAAGTGCCTGGACAGCCTTTAGGATTAACT GTTACAACAGATGAACATGGCCAGCTAATAGTGGCCAGGATTTTAGCTGGGAGTGCAGCAGCTAAGCAAGCATTAGTATCTGTTGGTGATGTATTGTTAGAGGTAGATGGAGTGCACATAGACTCAGAGGATCAGCTCAAGGAGGCCGTAGCTAAGCCCAATGATAGAATAACATTGAAGGTTGGACCCAACCTCAAAGAAAAGACTGCTCAGTTAACTAATAAGCTCAGT TGCTACATGAGAACATTGTTCGACTATGACCCTAAGGAAGACACATTACTGCCATGCAAGGAGATTGGTTTAGAATTCAAGAAAGGTGATATTTTACAA GTATCAGATAGAAAAGACCCTAACTGGTGGCAAGCGAGCCATGTTGAACATCCTGATGTAGTGGGATTGATACCTTCGCCTGAGTTAGAAGAACGGCGCAAGGCTTATGTACCACCTGAAGCCGACTTTGTGCATAAAATCAGCATCTGCGGGGCAAGg ATAtcaaaaaagaagaaaaagttcGTGTACGAGTCTCGGTCCAGCGTGGCACTGGAGGGCGCAGAGCTAGCGTTGTACGAGGAAGTGGCGCGCACTCCGCCCTTCTTGCGCAGAGTGCTGGCGCTGGTCGGCACCCGGGGCGTCGGCCGCAGGACCATCAAGAACCGTATGATACAGGAACATCCGGATAGATTCGGCGCTGTTGTACCGC ATACATCACGTCCCCCGCGGCCTATGGAAGAGAATGGCCAGTCGTACTGGTTCGTGTCCCGCGAGGAGATGGAACGCGACGCACACGCCGGACGGTTCCTGGAGTACGGAGAACACAACGGACACTTGTACGGCACGCATCTTGACTCCATACGCGCGGTTATGAAGGAAG GTAAAATGTGCATCTTGGACTGCGCTCCCCAATCTCTGAAGCTCCTCCACAACAGCGGGGAGTTCCTTCCCTACGTGGTGATGATCGGAGCGCCGGGCATCGAACAACTCAGGAACTTGACTTACGCCTCCAATCGTAACTTGacg GAAGAAGACATGAAACAAACTCTCGAGGAAAGCGCCCGCATTCAACGACAAAACGAAAAGTACATAGATCTCGTTATCACTAACAATAACATAGACACGACTTACTCTAAGATCATGGACGCGCTGCACTCTCTCTCCACCGACCACCAGTGGGTCCCCGTCAGCTGGATTTACTAG
- the vari gene encoding MAGUK p55 subfamily member vari isoform X3 translates to MPVETVKVVGLRKVPGQPLGLTVTTDEHGQLIVARILAGSAAAKQALVSVGDVLLEVDGVHIDSEDQLKEAVAKPNDRITLKVGPNLKEKTAQLTNKLSCYMRTLFDYDPKEDTLLPCKEIGLEFKKGDILQVSDRKDPNWWQASHVEHPDVVGLIPSPELEERRKAYVPPEADFVHKISICGARISKKKKKFVYESRSSVALEGAELALYEEVARTPPFLRRVLALVGTRGVGRRTIKNRMIQEHPDRFGAVVPHTSRPPRPMEENGQSYWFVSREEMERDAHAGRFLEYGEHNGHLYGTHLDSIRAVMKEGKMCILDCAPQSLKLLHNSGEFLPYVVMIGAPGIEQLRNLTYASNRNLTFDRQSSIRYSSRRARTLESLASLYEEEDMKQTLEESARIQRQNEKYIDLVITNNNIDTTYSKIMDALHSLSTDHQWVPVSWIY, encoded by the exons ATGCCTGTGGAAACTGTCAAAGTAGTGGGCCTTAGGAAAGTGCCTGGACAGCCTTTAGGATTAACT GTTACAACAGATGAACATGGCCAGCTAATAGTGGCCAGGATTTTAGCTGGGAGTGCAGCAGCTAAGCAAGCATTAGTATCTGTTGGTGATGTATTGTTAGAGGTAGATGGAGTGCACATAGACTCAGAGGATCAGCTCAAGGAGGCCGTAGCTAAGCCCAATGATAGAATAACATTGAAGGTTGGACCCAACCTCAAAGAAAAGACTGCTCAGTTAACTAATAAGCTCAGT TGCTACATGAGAACATTGTTCGACTATGACCCTAAGGAAGACACATTACTGCCATGCAAGGAGATTGGTTTAGAATTCAAGAAAGGTGATATTTTACAA GTATCAGATAGAAAAGACCCTAACTGGTGGCAAGCGAGCCATGTTGAACATCCTGATGTAGTGGGATTGATACCTTCGCCTGAGTTAGAAGAACGGCGCAAGGCTTATGTACCACCTGAAGCCGACTTTGTGCATAAAATCAGCATCTGCGGGGCAAGg ATAtcaaaaaagaagaaaaagttcGTGTACGAGTCTCGGTCCAGCGTGGCACTGGAGGGCGCAGAGCTAGCGTTGTACGAGGAAGTGGCGCGCACTCCGCCCTTCTTGCGCAGAGTGCTGGCGCTGGTCGGCACCCGGGGCGTCGGCCGCAGGACCATCAAGAACCGTATGATACAGGAACATCCGGATAGATTCGGCGCTGTTGTACCGC ATACATCACGTCCCCCGCGGCCTATGGAAGAGAATGGCCAGTCGTACTGGTTCGTGTCCCGCGAGGAGATGGAACGCGACGCACACGCCGGACGGTTCCTGGAGTACGGAGAACACAACGGACACTTGTACGGCACGCATCTTGACTCCATACGCGCGGTTATGAAGGAAG GTAAAATGTGCATCTTGGACTGCGCTCCCCAATCTCTGAAGCTCCTCCACAACAGCGGGGAGTTCCTTCCCTACGTGGTGATGATCGGAGCGCCGGGCATCGAACAACTCAGGAACTTGACTTACGCCTCCAATCGTAACTTGacg TTCGACAGGCAGAGCTCGATCCGCTACAGTTCCAGACGCGCGCGCACTCTCGAGTCCCTTGCGTCACTTTATGAG GAAGAAGACATGAAACAAACTCTCGAGGAAAGCGCCCGCATTCAACGACAAAACGAAAAGTACATAGATCTCGTTATCACTAACAATAACATAGACACGACTTACTCTAAGATCATGGACGCGCTGCACTCTCTCTCCACCGACCACCAGTGGGTCCCCGTCAGCTGGATTTACTAG
- the vari gene encoding MAGUK p55 subfamily member vari isoform X1: MMVRRSGRYTVNWRGFKDFAFGNKPPDEETEEQKPEEDLSNHEVIFLKSIVESPDFGRKYESIDSEEDLIVKPVSLGNVNIIRSLSEYRGNNIRTIEQAELAIIVSRAHFKALIDAHDKIGAIWLDRGSGIDEKTPVSETEASKDIAEGAAASTEENGDMPVETVKVVGLRKVPGQPLGLTVTTDEHGQLIVARILAGSAAAKQALVSVGDVLLEVDGVHIDSEDQLKEAVAKPNDRITLKVGPNLKEKTAQLTNKLSCYMRTLFDYDPKEDTLLPCKEIGLEFKKGDILQVSDRKDPNWWQASHVEHPDVVGLIPSPELEERRKAYVPPEADFVHKISICGARISKKKKKFVYESRSSVALEGAELALYEEVARTPPFLRRVLALVGTRGVGRRTIKNRMIQEHPDRFGAVVPHTSRPPRPMEENGQSYWFVSREEMERDAHAGRFLEYGEHNGHLYGTHLDSIRAVMKEGKMCILDCAPQSLKLLHNSGEFLPYVVMIGAPGIEQLRNLTYASNRNLTFDRQSSIRYSSRRARTLESLASLYEEEDMKQTLEESARIQRQNEKYIDLVITNNNIDTTYSKIMDALHSLSTDHQWVPVSWIY, encoded by the exons ATGATGGTGCGACGCAGCGGACGATACACCGTCAACTGGAGAGGGTTTAAGGATTTTGCATTCGGAAATAAACCTCCCGACGAAG aaacggAGGAACAAAAACCCGAAGAAGATTTATCAAATCAcgaagttatatttttaaaaagcatAGTAGAAAGTCCCGATTTCGGAAGAAAGTATGAG TCCATCGATTCGGAGGAGGACTTGATCGTAAAACCAGTCTCGCTGGGCAACGTAAACATAATACGTTCACTAAGCGAGTACCGTGGCAACAATATACGGACTATCGAACAAGCCGAACTCGCTATTATTGTGTCCAGGGCACACTTTAAG gcttTAATAGATGCTCACGATAAAATAGGTGCCATCTGGCTGGACAGAGGCTCAGGAATAGATGAAAAGACTCCAGTGAGTGAGACGGAAGCAAGTAAAGACATAGCAGAGGGTGCTGCTGCCAGTACTGAGGAAAACGGAGATATGCCTGTGGAAACTGTCAAAGTAGTGGGCCTTAGGAAAGTGCCTGGACAGCCTTTAGGATTAACT GTTACAACAGATGAACATGGCCAGCTAATAGTGGCCAGGATTTTAGCTGGGAGTGCAGCAGCTAAGCAAGCATTAGTATCTGTTGGTGATGTATTGTTAGAGGTAGATGGAGTGCACATAGACTCAGAGGATCAGCTCAAGGAGGCCGTAGCTAAGCCCAATGATAGAATAACATTGAAGGTTGGACCCAACCTCAAAGAAAAGACTGCTCAGTTAACTAATAAGCTCAGT TGCTACATGAGAACATTGTTCGACTATGACCCTAAGGAAGACACATTACTGCCATGCAAGGAGATTGGTTTAGAATTCAAGAAAGGTGATATTTTACAA GTATCAGATAGAAAAGACCCTAACTGGTGGCAAGCGAGCCATGTTGAACATCCTGATGTAGTGGGATTGATACCTTCGCCTGAGTTAGAAGAACGGCGCAAGGCTTATGTACCACCTGAAGCCGACTTTGTGCATAAAATCAGCATCTGCGGGGCAAGg ATAtcaaaaaagaagaaaaagttcGTGTACGAGTCTCGGTCCAGCGTGGCACTGGAGGGCGCAGAGCTAGCGTTGTACGAGGAAGTGGCGCGCACTCCGCCCTTCTTGCGCAGAGTGCTGGCGCTGGTCGGCACCCGGGGCGTCGGCCGCAGGACCATCAAGAACCGTATGATACAGGAACATCCGGATAGATTCGGCGCTGTTGTACCGC ATACATCACGTCCCCCGCGGCCTATGGAAGAGAATGGCCAGTCGTACTGGTTCGTGTCCCGCGAGGAGATGGAACGCGACGCACACGCCGGACGGTTCCTGGAGTACGGAGAACACAACGGACACTTGTACGGCACGCATCTTGACTCCATACGCGCGGTTATGAAGGAAG GTAAAATGTGCATCTTGGACTGCGCTCCCCAATCTCTGAAGCTCCTCCACAACAGCGGGGAGTTCCTTCCCTACGTGGTGATGATCGGAGCGCCGGGCATCGAACAACTCAGGAACTTGACTTACGCCTCCAATCGTAACTTGacg TTCGACAGGCAGAGCTCGATCCGCTACAGTTCCAGACGCGCGCGCACTCTCGAGTCCCTTGCGTCACTTTATGAG GAAGAAGACATGAAACAAACTCTCGAGGAAAGCGCCCGCATTCAACGACAAAACGAAAAGTACATAGATCTCGTTATCACTAACAATAACATAGACACGACTTACTCTAAGATCATGGACGCGCTGCACTCTCTCTCCACCGACCACCAGTGGGTCCCCGTCAGCTGGATTTACTAG